The nucleotide window TTGTTCCTAGTCGGTAGAGGAGGTAGAGTGGAGCTAAATGACCATGACAGTACCTGGTGCAGCTCGGAGGCGTCGCCGGTCACGGCGGAGAAGCCCACAGCGACCTCCTCCGGTAGGCATCTGCTCAGATCGACGGTTGCATTGACCTGGTACTAGGCATCATCAATGAGGAGATCAACAGCCAGCATCCGGGACTCGTTATGATACCTCACAGTGGCCACCATAACATAGGATGACGTGAGGTTCCTGCCCGGCCTCGTCGTCGTGTCCGTGGACGCCATGGAGTTGACGGAGCTGATGTCGATGCCGATATGGTTGTCGTTGATGTCGGCATAGTGTGAGTTGCGGAGAGTGTCGAACTCCACGGCCATGACCCGGGTGCGGCCCGTCCCGTTGGTGTAGGCCGGAaggaggccgaggccgccgcctTTGTTGTTGGGCGGGATCTCCGAAGGGAAATGCGCAATGAAGAAGGCCATCCCGTCGCCTCCTGTCCCTGTCAGGCCGGCCTTCTCCGGCATGATTCGGAAGGAGAAGTTGGTGGCGAAGCTCGCCATCTCGCCGGTGGCGCCATTCCACAACGGAACTTTGTGTCGGTACGACGCCCGGCCGATGCTGCTCAGGACGTTTTTCGTCAGCTCAAGCCTCGGCCGAGCGATGTATGCATCGCCGTCCAGGTCCACCCATGAGCCGGCGCTGGGGTCGGAGAAGTTGAGATTGAAGGAGAGCGAGAAGGCCCAGTGCGGCGCGTAGTAGGGCATCCATAATGTATGCCAAATGCTAAAAcagattttggcattggtttgACCCATTGTGGAGGGTGGTGCTAAATTGAAGAAAGAGGGAACCGATGCTTTCATGTTCGCCGAGGCCAAATTAGCCCAAGGCAATAAAAAACTACATCTGGCCAGAGGAGCCCTTGGACGCAGCATGCAGCGGGAGGAGAACCACTGCCTGAGGAGAGAGATGGCCAGATTTTTATCCTATTCTATTGAGTGATGGGACCGACTATAAAGATATTTGGAATCACATACTTTGTATAGATGATGCAAAATTTGATGCCGATGCCACATCCCGTTTAATACGAGAATTTGGCAGCATCACGCTGTGGATGCTCGTAGAGTTGTAGCAGCAGCACGAGGACTAGGGTGGTAGGAGTAGGACGACTGCGGGAGCCCATGGCTTGCCCTTGGTACGGTGCTTGGCACTCGCAGCTTGGAAAGGAGGAAGCTCGGGAGACGACTTGGTGCAGCAAACCCCAACATGCGAAGCTCCTCTCGCCCCTCTCGCGTCGCTCCCGTGGCAGCCAAGGGGGGAAACCCTAACGCCGCCGTCCCCGcgcccctcctccctcctctatTCCTCGCCGGCGCCGGGGCGCGCCACCTGGCAAAGCCCGGTCGGCGTTGGCGGTGACGGGACCCTCTCTCTCCTCTATTGGTGGGATCGACGTGGGCGGTCTCCTCGGCGGATGGTGGCGCGCTGGCGGCAGGGCGCGACAGCGTGGTCTCGAGCGGCGACGGCGGGCTCCTGTGCGTGCCTCATGGCCGTTGTGGCCCCTGGTAACCACGGGGATGGCTGCGGGCGGGCGTGCCCGTGGTGTCTGCGGCCCTCAATTTGGTGTGGCCATATCTGGTCGCCGGCGTCCCGGGTGGCGCATGGCTGCCCTCGGCGGCTGCGGCTGGCCAGGGCTGGTGCTCCGGCTGGTCCTCGCGGTGGGGGCAACATCTAGTGGTGGTGCTACTTGTTGGTCTGGTCGCGGCACAGCGATTGGACTCGACGGCGGGGTGCGGGGGGTGGAGGTGGCACTGGTTGGTGGTGGCATCGATGGTGCGTGTCCGGCGGCTCCGGCGCTTGGAGCTCGCTGGGCGACGCAGGTGGGCAGCGGCCGGGCGTGGCCGTTGCTCTGGTCATGGGCGGCGGCGCGGGAAGGTTCGTGGTGGCCTCTCGGTGTCGTGGCGGCTTCATGGTGGCCAGCTTCCGGCGTCGGCTCATCCGCATTCGGACCGTTTTGACCTTTGCCCCTCTTCCTCGTCATCCGGCCACTACCTCCATCGAAGGGCTGGCCCTCTCCCAGCCGCGGTCCATCGCTCGTCTCGCACCCGGTGCGGCAGGACCGAGCTCGTCTCACGCACGGTGCAGCAGGACCGAGCTCGTCTCGCGCACGGTGCAGCAGGACTGACCTCGTCCCCCTCACGGTGCTGCAGGACCGAGCTCGTCTCGTGCTCGGGGCTGCAGGATGGGCCGATGGTTGCCAGTTCCGGCCAGCCTAATGGGTCTTGATGTTGGGGGTCGCCTAGGGGTGCGAAAGATGGGACCTTTCCGCCCGTCTCTTTGGTTGGGGTAGCGACGAGTCTCAGGTGAGGCGGTGTCTAGGTCTTGgatgccggggcggcggccctgtCCACCACTGCTAGTTGGTGTTTCTCATCAGCATGGGATTGGGTCCGGATGAGAGTGTGTCAAGTGGTGCGCCCAACCGCCGTCATATGTCATGCTTTGGGCGTaattttttttcttcagaaaGCACTTAAGAATGGTATCATCCCTTGGATCTCATCTTATCATTCGCACTACACAGGTAGAAAAGTTAAGTCAGTTACCCTGAACTGATGTTCATACAAGATGTTCATTCATCTTGTTCCCATGATATAATAACGTATTGTTATAGTTCTAACGAGAGACAGTACCATCGGAGTTAAGGCAGATATGGATTTAGTAAAATTAGGCGCAACGGGCACAGAAGTCCTGGGCGGGCTCGTGCTCTGTTTGCACCGTGGTCTGCTTTGCTTCGGTCCAAGCCTCCCAGTGACGGGTCTTGCTCACTCTGTCAGAAGTTAGCCTTTCTTCCGAATAGAATCACAACTTCAACATGATCGTTTATTTGTTTTCGCTGCATATCTATCGGTTGAAGCTATCCTCGAAGTTCATTGCAGGCTTGTGGGGAAGTGTATCTTCCTTCCCAATTTCTCGCTACTTGAAATGCCAGCCGACGGTCTCCCACTCTAGTGCCCTTGTTGAATGCTGCTTGCTCCGGCAACGGCAACTACTCAGCGAGCTGTGCATTCTCCCATCACCATGACCACGGTCGTCTTCTGTGATAACTGGTAACATCTCCAGGGTCTACATGGCTGCCAACCCCGTCCACCATCGACGCACCAAGCACATTGAGCTCAACATCCACATTGTTCGTGAGAAAGTCACCCTCGACCAGCTTTGAGTGCATCTTTTTTCAAACATGTAGCTGTCGGTCACAGCTAACCACGGTTCTAACTGATCAACCATGTCACCATCTTGTAAACGCACGATGCACAACTCTCTCCGCGTACTCGTGCAcgtcctggcatcgatcccaTGTGCTATATATAAGCCGAGGAATAAAATGGCGATCCTGCCAAACGCTTTGAAAAAATCATAGGTTTTGATCTGTCACTCACTACATATATACTGGCTCGGGAAATTtagcatgtactccctctgtaaagaaatataaaagcgtttagatcactaaagtagtgatgtaaacgcttttatatttgtttacggagggagtatttgcGAAAGTGTGTCGTACTCTGAAAATGTGTACtgaaaattttattttattttgttccTCCGAATTCAGAAACATCCGCTGCAAGATTGGCATTAACAGCCATTGAATATGAAAATTGTAGCTAGACGCATTAGTTAGCTCAATTTATACGTATGAATTAATGTGTTCAGAAGTAGTCATTCTGTTGATGGGATTCAGGGGGCCATCTTAACCATGAGATGAAAAAGACATCAACGACCCACGCATAGTCCTGCAAAAGTCTGCTATCAGACGGCCGCTAGTAAGTGTTTCCTTTTTAAAAACGAATAAAAGGACCTAGAAGGCCATCTTAAACATGAGATGAAAAAGACATCAACGACCCGCACATAGTCTGGCTGCTAGTAAGTTTCTTAACCATGACCAATTTGCGGGCGGGCTGGTTTGACACGGGAGGAGCCTGCTAATCCGACTGCTAGCTTAATTTCTCACATAtgctgctgctggtgctgctCGCGAGTCTGCGGCTATATATAGCTGAGGAATACGTAGAATGAGTAGCACCAAGGGCATAAGTTTCTCTCTACTCGATCACATTCTTCTCTTTATACTGCTATATATAGTGTATATGGGAAGCATGGGTGCGGACGCATCCTTCCCTCGATGGGGTAGCTGCTCTCTCCAAGGCCTCAACATTGAGGTCCAGGCGGGGCTGGACAAAGACGCTCTCCCCAGCGGCGGCAGCGGCATTAGATTCCCTCCGCATTTCTGGGACGAGGGTCCGATGGCCGAGGCCGAGCCTGGCTTCCCCCTAGTGTACGCGGGCTACTCAGAGGCGAGGGCCTTGATCGGCGAGGGAGCCACGGCGGATCTGAAAAGGCTGTCATGCCAGGCCCAAGGCATGGTGGCGGAGATGTTTGCTAGCATCACCGTCGGCAGGGACGAGCTGCCCAGGGTAGTGCAGCTGCGGCTATCGCCCGAGCTGGCGCTGTGGAAAAGCACTCAACACGCAATCGGCAACGTGCTTCCCCCTAAAGGCAAGGCACTGAGGCAAGCCTCGCCGCAGGTGCTCGCCCAGCTGGGCGCCACCGACTGGCCCGCGGCCCTGACCACCAACAATGCCTTGTTCGGCGGCTGCATGTCCAACATGCTCATTGGCGCCGCCGACGTGCGCACCATGTTCTCCAACTATGTCACCGACATGGCCGTTAACTACGAGTACGGGTACAGCCACGTGTTCCCCCAGCTCCACGGGCTGGTGCAGGATGCGCTTGCCGACGCCCATGCGCTGGGAACCCCTTACGGCCGGGAGCGCCGTGAGGCCGTCGGCGTCGGCCTCCCGTACATCCAGGACAAAATCGCGCTGGAGGTGATGCACAAGGCACGCCTCAAGGACCGCTCCGCGCAGATGGATCGCCGTGCCGCCCAGGTCATCTACCTGTTCGATAGCAGCGTGCTCGGCATTGCAGCCGATGCCACGGCCCGGGGCTTTGACGCCGGCGCCGCCATGAGCGACCTCGTCTTGAGCATCAACAGCCACGACGTCATTGACGTGGGCTCCGACCTGGTCAACTCCGAGATCATGAACTCATTCCTCAACGTGGCCGACATCACTGCATCAGGCGTGGTGAGCGAGCCGGCGCTCCGGGCCATATATGACGCATACGCCGCCACGGGCGCACGGGCCTTCACCCAGAGGTGGCACGAGCCCTCAGCCCGGATGGTCGACAATGAAATCGCGTGGCACATCTGCAACGACCGGCACATGCTCTTCCGCCGCGCCCTCCTGGGATGGCCCAAGGCCCGCAAGTCACCGGCGCGGCCCCAGCGCgaggcggacttcgacgaggtcTTCGACGCCGACTTCCGCACCACCGGCTTCAGCAGGCCCCTAGACCCCGAGTATGCCTGCGACGGCGAGGAAACCTGCAACCATGTACGCCGGTTCCTCCGCCAGCGCCGGGACGAGGACCAGCAGCTGCTTGGCGCCCTCTGGTGGTCCCTGGTCACCGGCCCGCTGGAGTACGTCCGGCAGGGCGAGGTGGACGAGCAGCACGAGGAGAACCTCGCCGAATCCGTGCGCCTGCAGCTGGTCCAGCTCTTCTCTAAGGGTCTCGTCGACGAAATGGCGTGGCTCCTCGCCCATGCGAGCCACCACGCCTGGCAGGTGAACTACCTGTACGAGGCCGCCATGTTTGGCAGCATCCTGGATGGGGGCGCCTTGACAGGCAAGCTCGACCGGGCAGAGGAAGGGGAGGAAGTCAACCTCGGCTGATCCTGGCGCGTGCGCGCATCGGAGATTCTGGTCGGGTGCTGCATGATTTATCGGCCCAGCCCAACGCCCAGAGACCTGGTGCTATCTTGTATTTGTATGAGCTTTTGCACTGTCGGCCTGAAGTGCTGATCGGATTCGCCAAGCCATTCCTGCTCCATGTTTCCCTATTCACGTCAATGTATTTCCTTTCTTTTTGGAAAGCGTTACTGTTTGCCCATGTAAAGGTCTCTACTTTGAACTCCCTCTgataaagaaatataaaagcgTGTAGTGATGTAAACGCTTTTGTAGTTCTTTACGGAGGGCCTGATTCAGTCGTTTAATGTTTCCTTAATTATTGATCttataattttttttgaaataaaacAAAGCTTTATTACTTAACGGTGAGCAGGCATATTGCCCACAACACAAGCAGCCACTTGGACTGGTACATCGGCCCCCCACTCCAGCCCGATCTTAATAAGTGTTTGTCGGCGTGAGACTAACTCTGTAGCACACGCTTTGGCCAATGTGGGCCGTCTATTCCCTGAGAACCACCTAATGGAGTTGGTGGGCGATGTACCAGCCCAAGTGGCTCTTGTGTTGTGGTGATATGCCTGCTCACCGTTAAGTAATAAAGCTTTGCTTTACCTTAATTTTTTTATTGATCTTATAATTTTATGTTGGGTCTGATTATATTCACACAGGATGGGTTTGGCTTGTGCCACCTCAATGATTCGTGACACCGTGGCCTTCTTCTCTCAATCATGCCATCTCTTCTCTTTATATACTAGGAATAGTCATTCATCTGCGTGCAGGATGTGTGTGGGACTTTGGACGCTTGGCGACGGCGGCGAGAGGAGAGGAGAGGGCGGGCAGAAGGAGCCCGCAGTGAGGAGTTGGTCAGTCACTCCATCCATTCCCCTTCCTCAGAGCAAACAAAGCAATTGCAAGCAAGGCAAAAAACTGAGTTCATCCCTCATCTCTCCGACCCGGTCCGGTAATCTATCCTCTTCATTCCTTGTAATCCCACATCTATTGGTACATCCATCCTTACACGATTTGATTTGATTTTATCTGCTGATAATCTTGATTTCTTTCAGATTTATCGAAAAAGACTTTCGCcacgctttatatataaagcaaatCACCGAAGCACAATGTCCAACATTCCTTTATGATTTCTCCATGCGTTTCTttttatttttaaatttcttGGATGGATGGATCAACAAAAACCATGGGAGCAGATTTTCATCATCCTCCGTTTTGGCTTTTTTTTTATCCCAAACAAGTGAAACAACAGCAGCAGGCAAGGGAGGTACTTACTGTTCATATGTAATTCGTCCTCCATATGCTAGCAATCGATCTTCTTCATTGCTTTTTAACCACGAAGTCTTGAGCAACCATTACGGTACCGGTTCCTGCAGTACTTTTGATAATTGTTTGAATGCTGGAGAGCGTTCTGTCAGCTAGTAATCTTTATGAATGTATGCTCTAACCAAGAAGTCTGGTGCATTTTGGTTTTGATGCACTCTATAGCTTTCCACCGAAGATAACCACAAATCAAATCCCACGAGATTCCTCAGAGACACATATCCACGCACTCTTTAACGATGTAAGACGCACCACCGAATAGGGTCTAAGCGAGTAGAAACTTATTCCATCTTCTGGGGGTTACCGCCGTCTCGTCTTCTAACCAAGTAAATGACCCAAGAGGCAATAATTATTTAAAGATTTATATTGTCAGGTCTAGTTACAAGTCATCCTACAGATACGAGGCATAATGCCATTGAACACCCATTTTCGAAAAGTTTGAACACCCATACCTAGCACGGTCGATGAAACATAATCCATCTCCACCTCCTGCACGATCAAGAACAAGCAACTCCATCTCATCCTccataagggcatctccaatgcgAGGCGCTTAGCCTGGGCGCTAGGATTCTAATCCTGATTGATTAGTGATTGCCGTGTTAAATCTCGGTGTCACCCTGGGCATCGGCGCAAAACCATGCAGCAGGCGCTTGGCCTCTTTTCTTCCTGCATTAAGCGCTTGTGCTGTTTGGTTAATTAGCGTCTTGCGTTGAAAGTTGAGGCGCTTAGGTGCTTTTACTTTCTTTTTAAATTATTTTTTCCTTCATAAGTGCCTATCTAAACAGCTagcattgtacatgccctaaccAGCAAGGTCAAGACCACCGGGAGAACAAGAAGCGCACAACCACCAGCCCATCATCCACCACCAGAACGCTCTATGTCGCGGGCACAACGAACAGCTCACTCCGGCGGACAGCCTTGCCTCCACCAGATCGGCCAGGCTGACCCCAGATCCGGTCCATGCTGCCGCCCCCAACTCCCGCGCCGCAGCCTCCAACAGCTACCCCGACGCCGGACACATCACCAGCAGCTGCACCGTCGCACAGCAGCTGCCGCCCGTCCGCCTCTCGCGCGGTAACTCTTGACC belongs to Triticum urartu cultivar G1812 chromosome 7, Tu2.1, whole genome shotgun sequence and includes:
- the LOC125523885 gene encoding uncharacterized protein LOC125523885 is translated as MGSMGADASFPRWGSCSLQGLNIEVQAGLDKDALPSGGSGIRFPPHFWDEGPMAEAEPGFPLVYAGYSEARALIGEGATADLKRLSCQAQGMVAEMFASITVGRDELPRVVQLRLSPELALWKSTQHAIGNVLPPKGKALRQASPQVLAQLGATDWPAALTTNNALFGGCMSNMLIGAADVRTMFSNYVTDMAVNYEYGYSHVFPQLHGLVQDALADAHALGTPYGRERREAVGVGLPYIQDKIALEVMHKARLKDRSAQMDRRAAQVIYLFDSSVLGIAADATARGFDAGAAMSDLVLSINSHDVIDVGSDLVNSEIMNSFLNVADITASGVVSEPALRAIYDAYAATGARAFTQRWHEPSARMVDNEIAWHICNDRHMLFRRALLGWPKARKSPARPQREADFDEVFDADFRTTGFSRPLDPEYACDGEETCNHVRRFLRQRRDEDQQLLGALWWSLVTGPLEYVRQGEVDEQHEENLAESVRLQLVQLFSKGLVDEMAWLLAHASHHAWQVNYLYEAAMFGSILDGGALTGKLDRAEEGEEVNLG